From a single Oncorhynchus tshawytscha isolate Ot180627B linkage group LG33, Otsh_v2.0, whole genome shotgun sequence genomic region:
- the LOC112231414 gene encoding rho GTPase-activating protein 24 isoform X2, protein MPENKATVYRTSSYLSHSAYRKIKRVLSFRRRVFGQRLEETVLYERRYGVHMAPLVVEQCVDFIRERGLLEVGLFRQPGQATLVKELQDAFDAGEKPSFDSSTDVHTVASLLKLYLRELPEPLVPFSRYQDFLVCGKKISSERKQSLTELRHLLHQLPVANFNLLNYICQFLNEVQSYSNSNKMSTQNLATVFGPNILRPKAEDPESIIGGAAVVQQLMSELIREHLCLFSREGGDIEAPGSSRPDSYPCQRWKGDPFEGAHIQPTAQTQSHDYSLGITAEHLPQQQLAHHPSPCSRQLSLPLIPKRRGSAKNPDETSLATRLSITDHQQQPAEVFSPVSLASGPLYHRHTLSQSESQPTETADSPHPASQLTESASTVTLQAAPEPSSMLLIGWRGPEDPSWAAEQGTTGTSGSSEAQDSTLSVYDNLDTLQRMEEVAADGGGGSPAGPVEVEVGTTSMVDTRSSWSSCEILSLEDNGCGVVRTSPGRGSTRFPSFRTDPGDEDLPPNSPASSSALTDAPLSTGSSEVFLPSAPPDLRVPPASQAMHWLLTGLRQQMARQRAEFEAKIQRLEMRNEALQGEVVGLRTSLEQQRRWHSVAEIKIRNVERARADADRRNTTLQREMEQFFDTFGELNAEARKSEGPP, encoded by the exons ATGCCGGAGAACAAGGCGACAGTGTACAGGACCAGCAGCTACCTGTCCCACTCTGCCTACAGGAAGATCAAGCGGGTTCTGAGCTTCAGGAGGC gcgTGTTTGGACAGCGGCTGGAGGAGACGGTTCTGTATGAGCGGCGTTACGGGGTACACATGGCACCGCTGGTGGTGGAGCAGTGTGTGGACTTCATCCGGGAGCGGGGTCTTCTGGAGGTGGGGCTGTTCCGCCAGCCAGGCCAGGCCACGCTGGTTAAAGAGTTGCAGGATGCCTTCGACGCTGGGGAGAAGCCCTCCTTTGACAG CAGCACAGACGTGCACACCGTGGCGTCGCTCCTGAAGCTGTATCTgcgggagctgccagagccactgGTGCCCTTCTCCAGATACCAGGACTTCCTGGTGTGTGGCAAGAAGATCTCCTCTGAGAGGAAGCAG AGTTTGACAGAACTACGGCATCTTCTTCATCAACTTCCAGTGGCTAACTTCAACCTGCTCAACTACATCTGCCA GTTTTTGAACGAAGTCCAGTCCTATTCTAACAGCAACAAGATGAGCACCCAGAACCTGGCTACTGTTTTTGGCCCAAACATCCTACGACCCAAAGCTGAAGATCCAGAGAGTATCATTGGAG gggCAGCCGTGGTGCAGCAGCTTATGTCCGAGCTGATTAGGGAACACCTGTGCCTTTTCTCCAGGGAGGGGGGAGACATAGAGGCCCCTGGCTCTTCACGCCCTGACTCTTACCCATGTCAGAGATGGAAAGGAGACCCATTCGAGGGGGCGCACATCCAGCCAACAGCCCAAACCCAGTCGCATGATTACAGTCTGGGCATAACAGCCGAGCACCTCCCCCAACAACAGCTAGCACACCATCCTTCCCCTTGCTCCCGCCAGCTCTCCCTGCCTCTGATCCCTAAGAGGAGAGGTTCGGCCAAAAACCCAGATGAAACCAGCTTAGCCACACGGCTGTCCATCACAGACCACCAGCAGCAGCCAGCTGAGGTGTTCTCTCCAGTGAGTCTTGCTTCTGGGCCTCTGTACCACAGACACACTCTGTCCCAGTCAGAGTCCCAGCCCACTGAGACCGCAGACAGCCCCCACCCTGCCTCCCAACTCACAGAATCTGCATCCACAGTGACGCTACAGGCAGCCCCAGAACCCAGCAGCATGCTGCTCATTGGCTGGAGGGGCCCAGAGGATCCCAGCTGGGCTGCAGAACAGGGGACTACTGGCACCAGTGGTAGCAGTGAGGCTCAGGACAGTACCCTGTCTGTCTATGACAACCTGGACACACTACAACGCATGGAGGAGGTGGCTGCGGATGGTGGTGGGGGCAGCCCTGCTGGCccagtggaggtggaggtgggcaCGACCAGCATGGTAGACACCAGAAGCTCCTGGTCTTCCTGTGAGATTCTGTCCCTGGAAGACAATGGGTGTGGTGTGGTCAGAACCAGCCCAGGACGGGGGTCCACTAGGTTCCCCTCCTTCAGGACTGACCCAGGAGACGAGGACCTCCCTCCTAACTCCCcagcctcctcctctgctctcactGATGCCCCCCTGAGCACGGGCAGCTCGGAGGTCTTCCTGCCCTCTGCTCCTCCGGACCTCCGCGTCCCCCCGGCCTCCCAGGCCATGCACTGGCTCTTGACTGGCCTCAGACAACAGATGGCCAGGCAGAGGGCTGAGTTCGAGGCCAAGATCCAGAG gttGGAGATGCGTAACGAGGCCCTCCAGGGGGAGGTGGTGGGACTGCGGACCAGCCTGGAGCAGCAGCGCCGCTGGCACAGTGTGGCCGAGATCAAGATCCGCAACGTGGAGCGTGCCAGGGCCGATGCCGACCGCCGCAACACCACTCTgcagagggagatggagcagtTCTTTGATACCTTCGGAGAGCTGAACGCTGAGGCCCGGAAGAgcgaagg GCCACCATGA
- the LOC112231414 gene encoding rho GTPase-activating protein 24 isoform X3 encodes MPENKATVYRTSSYLSHSAYRKIKRVLSFRRRVFGQRLEETVLYERRYGVHMAPLVVEQCVDFIRERGLLEVGLFRQPGQATLVKELQDAFDAGEKPSFDSTDVHTVASLLKLYLRELPEPLVPFSRYQDFLVCGKKISSERKQSLTELRHLLHQLPVANFNLLNYICQFLNEVQSYSNSNKMSTQNLATVFGPNILRPKAEDPESIIGGAAVVQQLMSELIREHLCLFSREGGDIEAPGSSRPDSYPCQRWKGDPFEGAHIQPTAQTQSHDYSLGITAEHLPQQQLAHHPSPCSRQLSLPLIPKRRGSAKNPDETSLATRLSITDHQQQPAEVFSPVSLASGPLYHRHTLSQSESQPTETADSPHPASQLTESASTVTLQAAPEPSSMLLIGWRGPEDPSWAAEQGTTGTSGSSEAQDSTLSVYDNLDTLQRMEEVAADGGGGSPAGPVEVEVGTTSMVDTRSSWSSCEILSLEDNGCGVVRTSPGRGSTRFPSFRTDPGDEDLPPNSPASSSALTDAPLSTGSSEVFLPSAPPDLRVPPASQAMHWLLTGLRQQMARQRAEFEAKIQRLEMRNEALQGEVVGLRTSLEQQRRWHSVAEIKIRNVERARADADRRNTTLQREMEQFFDTFGELNAEARKSEGPP; translated from the exons ATGCCGGAGAACAAGGCGACAGTGTACAGGACCAGCAGCTACCTGTCCCACTCTGCCTACAGGAAGATCAAGCGGGTTCTGAGCTTCAGGAGGC gcgTGTTTGGACAGCGGCTGGAGGAGACGGTTCTGTATGAGCGGCGTTACGGGGTACACATGGCACCGCTGGTGGTGGAGCAGTGTGTGGACTTCATCCGGGAGCGGGGTCTTCTGGAGGTGGGGCTGTTCCGCCAGCCAGGCCAGGCCACGCTGGTTAAAGAGTTGCAGGATGCCTTCGACGCTGGGGAGAAGCCCTCCTTTGACAG CACAGACGTGCACACCGTGGCGTCGCTCCTGAAGCTGTATCTgcgggagctgccagagccactgGTGCCCTTCTCCAGATACCAGGACTTCCTGGTGTGTGGCAAGAAGATCTCCTCTGAGAGGAAGCAG AGTTTGACAGAACTACGGCATCTTCTTCATCAACTTCCAGTGGCTAACTTCAACCTGCTCAACTACATCTGCCA GTTTTTGAACGAAGTCCAGTCCTATTCTAACAGCAACAAGATGAGCACCCAGAACCTGGCTACTGTTTTTGGCCCAAACATCCTACGACCCAAAGCTGAAGATCCAGAGAGTATCATTGGAG gggCAGCCGTGGTGCAGCAGCTTATGTCCGAGCTGATTAGGGAACACCTGTGCCTTTTCTCCAGGGAGGGGGGAGACATAGAGGCCCCTGGCTCTTCACGCCCTGACTCTTACCCATGTCAGAGATGGAAAGGAGACCCATTCGAGGGGGCGCACATCCAGCCAACAGCCCAAACCCAGTCGCATGATTACAGTCTGGGCATAACAGCCGAGCACCTCCCCCAACAACAGCTAGCACACCATCCTTCCCCTTGCTCCCGCCAGCTCTCCCTGCCTCTGATCCCTAAGAGGAGAGGTTCGGCCAAAAACCCAGATGAAACCAGCTTAGCCACACGGCTGTCCATCACAGACCACCAGCAGCAGCCAGCTGAGGTGTTCTCTCCAGTGAGTCTTGCTTCTGGGCCTCTGTACCACAGACACACTCTGTCCCAGTCAGAGTCCCAGCCCACTGAGACCGCAGACAGCCCCCACCCTGCCTCCCAACTCACAGAATCTGCATCCACAGTGACGCTACAGGCAGCCCCAGAACCCAGCAGCATGCTGCTCATTGGCTGGAGGGGCCCAGAGGATCCCAGCTGGGCTGCAGAACAGGGGACTACTGGCACCAGTGGTAGCAGTGAGGCTCAGGACAGTACCCTGTCTGTCTATGACAACCTGGACACACTACAACGCATGGAGGAGGTGGCTGCGGATGGTGGTGGGGGCAGCCCTGCTGGCccagtggaggtggaggtgggcaCGACCAGCATGGTAGACACCAGAAGCTCCTGGTCTTCCTGTGAGATTCTGTCCCTGGAAGACAATGGGTGTGGTGTGGTCAGAACCAGCCCAGGACGGGGGTCCACTAGGTTCCCCTCCTTCAGGACTGACCCAGGAGACGAGGACCTCCCTCCTAACTCCCcagcctcctcctctgctctcactGATGCCCCCCTGAGCACGGGCAGCTCGGAGGTCTTCCTGCCCTCTGCTCCTCCGGACCTCCGCGTCCCCCCGGCCTCCCAGGCCATGCACTGGCTCTTGACTGGCCTCAGACAACAGATGGCCAGGCAGAGGGCTGAGTTCGAGGCCAAGATCCAGAG gttGGAGATGCGTAACGAGGCCCTCCAGGGGGAGGTGGTGGGACTGCGGACCAGCCTGGAGCAGCAGCGCCGCTGGCACAGTGTGGCCGAGATCAAGATCCGCAACGTGGAGCGTGCCAGGGCCGATGCCGACCGCCGCAACACCACTCTgcagagggagatggagcagtTCTTTGATACCTTCGGAGAGCTGAACGCTGAGGCCCGGAAGAgcgaag GGCCACCATGA
- the LOC112231414 gene encoding rho GTPase-activating protein 24 isoform X1, producing MPENKATVYRTSSYLSHSAYRKIKRVLSFRRRVFGQRLEETVLYERRYGVHMAPLVVEQCVDFIRERGLLEVGLFRQPGQATLVKELQDAFDAGEKPSFDSSTDVHTVASLLKLYLRELPEPLVPFSRYQDFLVCGKKISSERKQSLTELRHLLHQLPVANFNLLNYICQFLNEVQSYSNSNKMSTQNLATVFGPNILRPKAEDPESIIGGAAVVQQLMSELIREHLCLFSREGGDIEAPGSSRPDSYPCQRWKGDPFEGAHIQPTAQTQSHDYSLGITAEHLPQQQLAHHPSPCSRQLSLPLIPKRRGSAKNPDETSLATRLSITDHQQQPAEVFSPVSLASGPLYHRHTLSQSESQPTETADSPHPASQLTESASTVTLQAAPEPSSMLLIGWRGPEDPSWAAEQGTTGTSGSSEAQDSTLSVYDNLDTLQRMEEVAADGGGGSPAGPVEVEVGTTSMVDTRSSWSSCEILSLEDNGCGVVRTSPGRGSTRFPSFRTDPGDEDLPPNSPASSSALTDAPLSTGSSEVFLPSAPPDLRVPPASQAMHWLLTGLRQQMARQRAEFEAKIQRLEMRNEALQGEVVGLRTSLEQQRRWHSVAEIKIRNVERARADADRRNTTLQREMEQFFDTFGELNAEARKSEGPP from the exons ATGCCGGAGAACAAGGCGACAGTGTACAGGACCAGCAGCTACCTGTCCCACTCTGCCTACAGGAAGATCAAGCGGGTTCTGAGCTTCAGGAGGC gcgTGTTTGGACAGCGGCTGGAGGAGACGGTTCTGTATGAGCGGCGTTACGGGGTACACATGGCACCGCTGGTGGTGGAGCAGTGTGTGGACTTCATCCGGGAGCGGGGTCTTCTGGAGGTGGGGCTGTTCCGCCAGCCAGGCCAGGCCACGCTGGTTAAAGAGTTGCAGGATGCCTTCGACGCTGGGGAGAAGCCCTCCTTTGACAG CAGCACAGACGTGCACACCGTGGCGTCGCTCCTGAAGCTGTATCTgcgggagctgccagagccactgGTGCCCTTCTCCAGATACCAGGACTTCCTGGTGTGTGGCAAGAAGATCTCCTCTGAGAGGAAGCAG AGTTTGACAGAACTACGGCATCTTCTTCATCAACTTCCAGTGGCTAACTTCAACCTGCTCAACTACATCTGCCA GTTTTTGAACGAAGTCCAGTCCTATTCTAACAGCAACAAGATGAGCACCCAGAACCTGGCTACTGTTTTTGGCCCAAACATCCTACGACCCAAAGCTGAAGATCCAGAGAGTATCATTGGAG gggCAGCCGTGGTGCAGCAGCTTATGTCCGAGCTGATTAGGGAACACCTGTGCCTTTTCTCCAGGGAGGGGGGAGACATAGAGGCCCCTGGCTCTTCACGCCCTGACTCTTACCCATGTCAGAGATGGAAAGGAGACCCATTCGAGGGGGCGCACATCCAGCCAACAGCCCAAACCCAGTCGCATGATTACAGTCTGGGCATAACAGCCGAGCACCTCCCCCAACAACAGCTAGCACACCATCCTTCCCCTTGCTCCCGCCAGCTCTCCCTGCCTCTGATCCCTAAGAGGAGAGGTTCGGCCAAAAACCCAGATGAAACCAGCTTAGCCACACGGCTGTCCATCACAGACCACCAGCAGCAGCCAGCTGAGGTGTTCTCTCCAGTGAGTCTTGCTTCTGGGCCTCTGTACCACAGACACACTCTGTCCCAGTCAGAGTCCCAGCCCACTGAGACCGCAGACAGCCCCCACCCTGCCTCCCAACTCACAGAATCTGCATCCACAGTGACGCTACAGGCAGCCCCAGAACCCAGCAGCATGCTGCTCATTGGCTGGAGGGGCCCAGAGGATCCCAGCTGGGCTGCAGAACAGGGGACTACTGGCACCAGTGGTAGCAGTGAGGCTCAGGACAGTACCCTGTCTGTCTATGACAACCTGGACACACTACAACGCATGGAGGAGGTGGCTGCGGATGGTGGTGGGGGCAGCCCTGCTGGCccagtggaggtggaggtgggcaCGACCAGCATGGTAGACACCAGAAGCTCCTGGTCTTCCTGTGAGATTCTGTCCCTGGAAGACAATGGGTGTGGTGTGGTCAGAACCAGCCCAGGACGGGGGTCCACTAGGTTCCCCTCCTTCAGGACTGACCCAGGAGACGAGGACCTCCCTCCTAACTCCCcagcctcctcctctgctctcactGATGCCCCCCTGAGCACGGGCAGCTCGGAGGTCTTCCTGCCCTCTGCTCCTCCGGACCTCCGCGTCCCCCCGGCCTCCCAGGCCATGCACTGGCTCTTGACTGGCCTCAGACAACAGATGGCCAGGCAGAGGGCTGAGTTCGAGGCCAAGATCCAGAG gttGGAGATGCGTAACGAGGCCCTCCAGGGGGAGGTGGTGGGACTGCGGACCAGCCTGGAGCAGCAGCGCCGCTGGCACAGTGTGGCCGAGATCAAGATCCGCAACGTGGAGCGTGCCAGGGCCGATGCCGACCGCCGCAACACCACTCTgcagagggagatggagcagtTCTTTGATACCTTCGGAGAGCTGAACGCTGAGGCCCGGAAGAgcgaag GGCCACCATGA